The following proteins come from a genomic window of Phnomibacter ginsenosidimutans:
- a CDS encoding DUF2116 family Zn-ribbon domain-containing protein: MQPTLKQCLSCGKPIKGRIDKKFCDDYCRTQYNNQLKAEDTAVIKKINAVLRSNRRILERLIPAGEELGKCPRQKLVDAGFNFQYFTHQYSNKKGNVYCFCYEYGYLSLEGDWVLVVKRVEKQQG; the protein is encoded by the coding sequence ATGCAACCCACACTTAAACAATGCCTTAGCTGCGGCAAGCCCATCAAGGGGCGCATCGACAAAAAATTTTGCGACGACTACTGCCGCACCCAATACAACAACCAACTAAAGGCGGAAGACACGGCTGTCATCAAAAAAATAAATGCCGTGCTGCGCAGCAACCGCCGCATACTCGAACGCCTGATACCTGCCGGCGAAGAGCTGGGCAAATGCCCGAGGCAAAAGCTGGTGGATGCGGGTTTCAATTTTCAATATTTCACCCACCAGTACAGCAACAAAAAAGGCAATGTGTATTGCTTTTGCTACGAGTATGGCTACCTGTCGTTGGAAGGCGATTGGGTGCTGGTTGTAAAAAGGGTAGAAAAACAGCAAGGGTAA
- a CDS encoding single-stranded DNA-binding protein: MNAMKNRVQLIGNLGKDPEVRAIDNGNKMARMSIATSETYQNNKGEKVTDTQWHTVVAWGKTAELVEKLLTKGSEVALEGKLVNRSYTDKDGQKKFITEVVAQEFLLLTKKTA; encoded by the coding sequence ATGAACGCAATGAAGAACAGAGTACAACTGATTGGCAACCTGGGAAAAGATCCGGAAGTAAGAGCCATTGACAATGGCAACAAAATGGCCCGCATGAGCATTGCTACCAGCGAAACCTATCAAAACAACAAGGGCGAAAAAGTAACCGATACCCAATGGCACACAGTAGTGGCTTGGGGCAAAACGGCGGAGCTGGTTGAAAAGTTGCTGACCAAGGGTAGCGAAGTAGCGTTGGAAGGCAAATTGGTCAACAGAAGCTATACCGATAAAGACGGACAGAAAAAATTCATTACCGAAGTGGTGGCGCAAGAGTTTTTGCTGCTCACCAAAAAAACGGCCTGA
- a CDS encoding tetratricopeptide repeat protein, with translation MGIQDNYATKDTFSLIIQYINKSELDSALYFLKKFPMDTLTYSVYSGIEPENRKDLKMNYLVYRYEEALQNLPASFLSSLQVVGYEDENSPVNLHYIEFLYLRNLEKPSKQLALTIIDSSNATLNAVKGEPLRLEFIKANAYETLGEYEKAINTYESLLAFNYYPYQSIRALIRICTMQKQLTKAASFIQLYGKRYPNEPLIERISFRSAEDSIIREIKKAESCNRQRDYIKGMAYLAQHWLFTKQYAKLDEFLDYYFENLNTQLRADETVLYQRGVCYDLKMKRLFIQKRYNEVCEFALLKLTENSVVQIASEKEFKEYVRAIYKEYSGKSPAEFEAFFASNFKKCI, from the coding sequence TTGGGTATTCAAGACAATTATGCAACAAAAGACACTTTTAGTTTAATCATTCAATACATCAATAAATCTGAGCTTGACAGTGCTTTGTATTTCTTGAAAAAATTTCCAATGGATACCTTGACCTACAGTGTCTATTCTGGCATAGAGCCCGAAAATAGAAAAGACCTCAAAATGAATTATCTGGTTTATAGATATGAAGAGGCTTTACAAAATTTGCCAGCTAGTTTTTTGTCCAGTCTCCAAGTCGTTGGGTATGAAGATGAAAATTCTCCTGTGAATTTGCATTATATAGAATTTTTATACTTACGGAACTTAGAAAAGCCCAGTAAACAGCTTGCGCTTACTATAATTGACTCTTCAAATGCGACTTTGAATGCAGTTAAAGGTGAGCCATTGCGATTGGAATTTATAAAAGCCAATGCTTATGAGACCTTGGGAGAGTATGAAAAGGCCATAAATACTTATGAATCTCTATTGGCTTTCAATTATTATCCGTATCAATCTATTCGAGCCCTGATTCGAATTTGCACTATGCAAAAGCAACTAACGAAAGCAGCATCCTTCATTCAGCTTTATGGTAAAAGATATCCAAACGAACCATTAATTGAAAGGATTAGTTTCAGAAGTGCAGAGGATTCTATCATAAGGGAGATAAAAAAAGCGGAGTCGTGCAACAGACAAAGAGATTATATAAAAGGGATGGCATACTTGGCTCAACATTGGCTTTTTACAAAGCAATATGCAAAGCTTGATGAATTTCTCGATTACTATTTTGAAAACCTAAATACTCAATTGCGAGCAGATGAGACAGTGCTTTACCAACGTGGTGTTTGCTATGATTTAAAAATGAAACGCCTTTTTATACAAAAACGATACAATGAGGTTTGCGAATTTGCACTATTGAAACTTACCGAAAATTCGGTTGTACAAATTGCGAGTGAAAAGGAATTTAAGGAATATGTACGTGCCATCTATAAAGAATACTCTGGTAAAAGCCCTGCAGAATTTGAAGCATTTTTTGCTAGTAACTTTAAAAAATGTATTTAA
- a CDS encoding porin family protein, whose translation MKKSYLSIFLLLFFVSVHAQLRIGIQAGAHSASVQQNMATVSNKALVGFSAGVDTRIELGKRFSLHPGLNYVVKGYQYKEAKNDIGETYKTDGEQKINYLEMPIVVAYNVPLKKYTLSIGAGPALATALSGYYKETNVLLGQSFTIKEDLEFGMYNNTQLKGIDWGAQLQLAITLPKGFFAKLYYTHGLNNLGNGAETTIQQQNGQVIRQPRDEYFNRNMGVMIGYFFGK comes from the coding sequence ATGAAAAAAAGCTATCTGTCCATTTTCTTGCTGTTGTTCTTTGTTTCCGTCCATGCCCAGTTGCGGATCGGCATACAAGCAGGTGCCCATAGTGCCAGTGTGCAGCAAAACATGGCCACAGTTTCCAACAAAGCACTGGTTGGTTTTTCGGCTGGGGTAGATACCCGCATAGAATTGGGCAAACGCTTTTCGCTGCATCCCGGCCTCAACTATGTAGTGAAAGGCTACCAATACAAGGAAGCGAAAAATGACATAGGCGAAACCTACAAAACCGATGGTGAGCAAAAAATTAATTACCTCGAAATGCCCATTGTGGTTGCTTACAATGTACCGTTGAAAAAATATACGTTGAGTATTGGTGCCGGGCCGGCATTGGCTACAGCATTATCGGGTTACTATAAAGAAACCAATGTGTTGCTGGGCCAGTCTTTTACCATCAAAGAAGATCTTGAATTTGGGATGTACAACAATACCCAGCTGAAAGGGATTGACTGGGGAGCACAGCTGCAATTGGCCATCACCCTGCCCAAAGGATTTTTTGCCAAGCTCTATTACACGCATGGATTGAATAATTTGGGCAATGGTGCCGAAACGACTATTCAGCAGCAAAACGGACAGGTAATACGCCAGCCAAGGGATGAATATTTCAATCGGAACATGGGCGTGATGATTGGATATTTTTTTGGCAAGTAG
- a CDS encoding 2-phosphosulfolactate phosphatase: MEDSLFAGAVVSRVRQHFQVFCDASLAAETLYTTVKDDLWNYTKQTTHYHRLASYGLEKDMEWCITHDIANVLPVYQDGALIAKA, from the coding sequence ATGGAAGACAGCCTTTTTGCCGGAGCCGTAGTGAGCCGTGTACGCCAGCATTTTCAGGTGTTTTGCGATGCCAGCCTGGCGGCAGAAACACTGTACACTACCGTAAAAGACGACCTCTGGAATTATACCAAACAAACCACGCACTACCATCGCCTGGCATCCTATGGTTTGGAAAAAGACATGGAGTGGTGCATCACCCACGACATAGCCAATGTGCTGCCTGTCTATCAGGATGGTGCCTTGATAGCCAAAGCATAA
- the mnmH gene encoding tRNA 2-selenouridine(34) synthase MnmH translates to MIRSISISDYFQQYSHGLLLDVRSPGEYEHAHIPGARSIPLFTNDERKVVGTAYKQESREKAIKIGLKYFGPKMVKMVEEVEKLKAESIKLKAEGKGQEEVDFPIVVHCWRGGMRSAGVAWLLDLYGFEVYTIKGGYKSFRHWCLQQLDASHAMHIIGGYTGSGKTELLHALASRGEYIIDLEGLASHKGSAFGNINMPPQPSQEMFENKLAMALAAAKGRTIWMEDESQRIGDVNMPFGFFKKMRSAPLYFLDIPFEERLDYIVKDYGKGDIEKLVNAIIRIQKRLGGLEAKNAIQCLLEQDIRGCFAILLRYYDKWYLKGLDRTSHRCGRQVDKSFAADHQCYGQCHGIIKPSRCGAGIKKPAEAGSD, encoded by the coding sequence GTGATTCGCTCCATTTCCATATCCGATTATTTTCAGCAGTATAGCCACGGCTTGCTGCTGGATGTGCGTAGCCCCGGCGAATACGAGCATGCACACATACCGGGTGCTCGTTCGATACCTTTGTTTACCAACGACGAACGCAAAGTGGTGGGCACGGCTTACAAACAGGAGAGCCGCGAAAAAGCCATCAAAATAGGGTTGAAATATTTTGGTCCGAAGATGGTGAAGATGGTGGAGGAAGTGGAAAAGCTGAAGGCGGAAAGCATAAAGCTTAAGGCTGAAGGCAAAGGACAAGAAGAAGTAGATTTTCCGATAGTGGTGCATTGCTGGCGGGGCGGTATGCGTAGTGCGGGTGTGGCCTGGCTGCTCGATTTGTATGGCTTTGAGGTCTACACGATTAAAGGCGGTTACAAATCGTTCCGGCACTGGTGTCTGCAACAGTTGGATGCATCGCATGCCATGCACATTATTGGCGGCTACACTGGCAGTGGTAAAACCGAGCTCTTGCATGCCCTGGCCAGTAGGGGAGAATACATCATTGACCTGGAAGGACTGGCCAGCCACAAGGGTTCAGCCTTTGGCAACATCAACATGCCGCCGCAGCCTTCGCAGGAAATGTTTGAAAACAAACTGGCTATGGCGCTGGCTGCAGCCAAGGGCCGTACCATTTGGATGGAAGACGAAAGCCAGCGCATTGGCGATGTCAACATGCCCTTTGGTTTTTTCAAAAAAATGCGGTCTGCTCCTTTGTATTTCCTCGACATTCCTTTTGAAGAACGCCTCGATTACATCGTCAAAGATTATGGCAAAGGCGATATTGAAAAACTGGTGAATGCCATCATCCGCATTCAAAAACGGTTGGGTGGGTTGGAAGCGAAAAACGCCATTCAATGCCTGCTGGAGCAAGACATCCGCGGTTGCTTTGCCATTTTGCTGCGCTACTACGACAAGTGGTACCTCAAAGGCCTCGATCGAACATCGCATAGATGTGGGCGACAGGTTGACAAATCTTTCGCTGCCGACCACCAATGCTATGGCCAATGCCACGGCATTATTAAACCTTCCCGCTGCGGCGCAGGCATAAAAAAACCGGCCGAAGCCGGTTCTGATTGA
- a CDS encoding DUF5606 domain-containing protein, with amino-acid sequence MDYNRIISVTGLGGLFELVSSKNDGAIVKSLEDGSTRFVSSRVHQFSHLESIEIYTVQDNVNLVEIFQAMDKAGTSLPDTKDSKALRGYFEKVFPDMDFERVYGSDMKKMVKWFGVLKAANVELKLSVAEAPEAAEEPVAEPAAEVAEAPAPAKKTTRKKKAAEE; translated from the coding sequence ATGGATTATAACAGAATTATTTCGGTAACCGGCCTCGGCGGTTTGTTTGAACTGGTTTCTTCTAAAAACGATGGCGCCATTGTAAAAAGCCTGGAAGACGGCAGCACCCGCTTTGTGAGCAGCCGTGTTCACCAGTTTTCGCACCTCGAAAGCATTGAAATTTATACCGTGCAGGACAATGTGAACCTGGTAGAAATATTTCAGGCCATGGACAAAGCCGGCACCAGCCTGCCCGACACCAAAGACAGCAAAGCACTACGTGGCTACTTCGAAAAAGTATTTCCCGACATGGACTTTGAACGGGTATACGGCAGTGACATGAAGAAAATGGTGAAGTGGTTTGGCGTACTCAAGGCCGCCAATGTGGAGCTGAAACTGAGTGTAGCCGAAGCGCCTGAAGCCGCAGAAGAACCGGTAGCGGAGCCTGCTGCTGAAGTAGCGGAAGCACCGGCACCAGCAAAAAAAACAACCCGTAAGAAAAAAGCGGCTGAGGAATAA
- a CDS encoding isoprenyl transferase — protein sequence MEHLEAQIDKQRLPRHIAIIMDGNGRWAQEQGQDRLFGHFHGVESVRNIVEGCAELGVEYLTLYAFSTENWDRPEYEVNGLMELLVDTIRRETETLNKNNIKLHVIGDRRMLSEAVNKELDESLEITGQNTGLNLIMALSYSGRWELVNAVRNIAADVEAGRLKAAEVDQATLQQYLWTSEYPDPELMIRTSGEYRISNFLLFQLAYAELYFTNTRWPDFRKKHLYEAILDFQNRERRFGKTSAQITNDPL from the coding sequence ATGGAGCATCTTGAAGCGCAAATAGACAAGCAACGGCTTCCCCGCCACATTGCCATCATTATGGATGGCAACGGCCGCTGGGCGCAGGAGCAGGGCCAAGACCGGCTCTTTGGGCACTTTCACGGCGTAGAAAGTGTACGCAACATTGTGGAAGGTTGTGCTGAGCTGGGCGTGGAATACCTTACCCTCTATGCCTTCAGCACCGAAAACTGGGACCGCCCCGAATACGAAGTAAACGGCCTGATGGAGCTGCTGGTAGACACCATTCGCCGAGAAACCGAAACTCTGAACAAAAACAATATTAAACTCCACGTAATAGGCGACCGCCGAATGCTGAGCGAAGCCGTAAACAAGGAGCTGGATGAAAGCCTGGAAATAACGGGGCAAAATACCGGTCTCAACCTCATTATGGCCCTGAGCTATAGTGGCCGCTGGGAGCTGGTCAATGCCGTACGCAACATAGCTGCCGACGTAGAAGCCGGCCGCCTGAAAGCCGCCGAAGTAGACCAGGCTACCTTGCAGCAATACCTCTGGACCAGCGAGTACCCCGACCCGGAACTGATGATCAGAACCTCGGGCGAATACAGGATCAGCAACTTTTTGCTGTTTCAGCTGGCCTATGCAGAGCTGTACTTTACCAACACACGCTGGCCCGATTTCAGAAAAAAGCACCTGTACGAAGCCATTCTCGATTTCCAAAACCGGGAACGCCGCTTTGGCAAAACCAGTGCTCAAATAACCAACGACCCGCTGTAA
- a CDS encoding BamA/OMP85 family outer membrane protein, which yields MSFNKCGYCLLAVLMMFGAVAVQAQDTTAVSVDPELENIFQQKTPKEYIVGSVVVTGNKYFDNALLLSIANLNVGDKIVIPGGDNFSRTINNLWSQNYFSNVTIYITRLEKPNKLHLEIEVQERPRLQKFTFTGVKKGDIEDLQTKSGLVAGRIVTENNKQLAIDAIVKYYQEKGFRNIKVKVAELPSPTVPNASDLVFDIDKGKKVKVGDIYIGGNAQVPELRVKRQMKGTKEMTRITLYPAKDTPLLAEKETVSIEKILENQGFLQPTVIKNNLDPYFRFKLFSSAKFDAKKYEEDREKILDYYNTLGYRDARIVKDTIYDNSKGSLNVEVMMSEGRQYYFGNMIFRGNTKYSDSLLRVLMGIKKGDIYNKETLDKSLGKQMSADGGGTDISALYMDDGYLFFRAEANETSVYNDTIDHEIRLFEGPQATIKNINISGNEKTKEYVIRRELRTIPGEKFSRTDLIRSQREIANLNFFNQETIGINPVPDMSDGTVDINYSVEEKSSDQLELSAGWGGGIGLTGTLGVTFNNFSIKNIMKRETWDPLPSGDGQKLSLRLQSNGRAFRSYNFSFTEPWLGGKKRNSFTVSVFDTKFSNAYNYLTGQYERTPSSYIKTTGASVALGRQLKWPDDFFSLLTSVSYSRYTLKDYQFFEDFRNGVSNNLSFKIALQRSSIDQPLFPRSGSNFTASLQFTPPWSVWGKSKVYNTPEDRYKLIEFHKWRFNGEWYVPLSRPHGAERNKQLVLKLAAKYGFIGRYNKDLEISPFERFQVGDAGLSNQFALIGFDVVAHRGYPVYQTSDPRINPDRAGSQPLLHHLQQVCGRSSLSAQPQPQQHHLCPRLF from the coding sequence ATGTCCTTTAATAAATGCGGGTACTGCCTGCTGGCTGTATTGATGATGTTTGGTGCCGTGGCGGTACAGGCACAGGATACCACTGCTGTATCGGTAGACCCGGAACTGGAAAACATTTTTCAGCAAAAAACACCCAAAGAATACATTGTTGGCTCCGTAGTAGTGACGGGCAATAAATACTTTGACAACGCTTTGCTGCTGTCTATTGCCAACCTCAATGTTGGCGACAAAATTGTGATTCCCGGTGGCGATAATTTTAGCCGTACCATCAATAACCTTTGGTCGCAGAACTATTTCAGCAATGTCACCATTTATATTACCCGCCTCGAAAAGCCCAACAAGCTGCACCTCGAAATTGAAGTACAGGAACGCCCCCGCTTGCAAAAGTTTACGTTTACAGGGGTAAAAAAAGGCGACATAGAAGACCTGCAAACCAAATCGGGTTTGGTGGCCGGCCGCATTGTAACGGAAAACAACAAACAGCTGGCCATTGATGCCATTGTAAAATACTATCAGGAAAAAGGCTTCCGCAACATCAAGGTAAAAGTGGCCGAATTGCCCAGCCCTACCGTTCCCAATGCTTCCGATTTGGTGTTTGATATCGACAAGGGCAAAAAGGTAAAAGTGGGCGACATCTATATCGGTGGCAATGCACAGGTGCCTGAGCTGCGGGTGAAGCGCCAAATGAAGGGTACGAAAGAAATGACCCGTATTACCCTGTATCCTGCCAAAGACACGCCACTGCTGGCAGAAAAAGAAACTGTAAGCATCGAAAAGATTTTGGAAAACCAGGGCTTCCTGCAACCAACGGTTATCAAAAACAATTTGGATCCTTATTTCCGTTTTAAACTCTTTAGCAGCGCCAAGTTCGATGCCAAGAAATACGAAGAAGACCGCGAAAAAATTCTGGACTATTACAATACCCTTGGCTACCGCGATGCCCGTATTGTAAAAGACACCATCTACGACAACAGCAAGGGAAGCCTGAATGTGGAAGTAATGATGAGTGAAGGCCGACAGTATTATTTCGGCAACATGATTTTCCGGGGCAATACCAAATACTCCGACTCATTGCTGCGTGTGCTCATGGGCATTAAGAAGGGAGATATTTACAACAAAGAAACCCTCGATAAATCGCTGGGTAAGCAAATGAGTGCCGATGGTGGCGGTACCGATATCAGTGCATTGTACATGGATGATGGATACCTGTTCTTCCGTGCCGAAGCCAACGAAACATCTGTTTACAACGATACCATCGACCACGAAATCCGTTTGTTTGAAGGTCCGCAGGCTACCATCAAAAACATCAACATCAGTGGTAATGAGAAAACGAAGGAATACGTCATTCGTCGTGAACTGCGTACCATACCCGGCGAAAAGTTCAGCCGTACCGATTTGATTCGTAGCCAACGTGAAATTGCCAACCTCAACTTTTTCAATCAGGAAACGATTGGTATTAACCCCGTGCCTGACATGAGTGATGGTACGGTGGACATTAATTATAGTGTAGAAGAAAAATCAAGCGACCAGCTGGAACTGAGTGCCGGTTGGGGTGGCGGTATTGGTTTGACAGGTACCCTCGGTGTAACCTTCAACAACTTCAGCATCAAAAACATTATGAAGCGGGAAACCTGGGATCCCCTGCCCAGTGGTGATGGCCAAAAACTGAGCCTGCGTTTGCAGAGCAATGGCCGAGCCTTCCGTAGCTACAACTTTAGCTTTACCGAGCCATGGTTGGGCGGCAAAAAGCGCAATTCATTTACTGTAAGCGTTTTCGATACCAAGTTTTCTAATGCTTATAACTACCTCACCGGCCAGTATGAACGTACACCATCATCGTACATTAAAACTACCGGTGCCAGCGTGGCCCTCGGTCGTCAGCTCAAGTGGCCCGATGACTTCTTCAGCCTGCTCACGTCTGTAAGCTATTCTCGTTATACACTGAAAGACTACCAGTTTTTCGAAGACTTCCGCAATGGGGTGAGCAACAACCTGAGTTTCAAAATTGCTTTGCAGCGGTCGAGTATCGACCAGCCATTGTTCCCCCGCAGCGGTAGCAATTTCACCGCCAGCCTGCAGTTTACACCGCCATGGAGTGTGTGGGGCAAATCGAAAGTGTACAACACACCAGAAGATCGCTACAAACTCATTGAGTTTCACAAATGGCGTTTCAATGGCGAGTGGTATGTGCCGCTTAGCCGTCCGCATGGGGCCGAACGCAATAAGCAACTGGTGTTGAAACTGGCTGCCAAATATGGTTTCATTGGTCGCTACAACAAAGACCTGGAAATATCGCCGTTCGAACGCTTTCAGGTGGGCGATGCGGGCCTGAGCAACCAGTTTGCCCTCATTGGTTTTGATGTGGTGGCACACCGTGGTTATCCGGTATATCAAACCAGCGATCCTAGAATCAACCCCGATCGAGCAGGGAGCCAGCCGCTACTTCACCATCTTCAACAAGTATGTGGCCGAAGTTCGCTATCCGCTCAGCCTCAACCCCAGCAGCACCATCTTTGCCCTCGGCTTTTTTGA
- a CDS encoding BamA/TamA family outer membrane protein produces the protein MAEVRYPLSLNPSSTIFALGFFEAANGWYSMKDYNPFKLRRSVGLGMRFFLPMFGLLGFDYGIGLDRLTPGNGLKDATRFTFMLGFEPE, from the coding sequence GTGGCCGAAGTTCGCTATCCGCTCAGCCTCAACCCCAGCAGCACCATCTTTGCCCTCGGCTTTTTTGAAGCTGCCAACGGTTGGTACAGCATGAAGGATTATAACCCTTTCAAACTGCGCCGCAGTGTAGGCTTGGGTATGCGTTTCTTCCTGCCGATGTTTGGTTTGCTGGGCTTCGACTACGGTATTGGCCTCGACCGCCTTACACCGGGCAACGGCTTGAAAGATGCTACCCGCTTCACATTCATGCTCGGCTTCGAACCGGAATAA
- a CDS encoding OmpH family outer membrane protein: MKKLFVLLAIIATTAVSAIAQRYAIIDTRYILDKMPEYAEAKKKLDATANMWQKEIDNKQAELETMYRNFEAEKVMLSPELIKKREDELFNKEKEVRDLQKKRFGFEGDLFAERQKLIKPIQDKVYTAVQKLAVARSYDFILDKSEGITVIFADPKLDKSEDVLRELGVKS, translated from the coding sequence ATGAAGAAACTTTTTGTACTACTCGCCATCATTGCTACCACAGCCGTATCGGCCATAGCACAGCGCTACGCCATTATTGATACCCGCTATATACTCGACAAAATGCCGGAGTATGCCGAAGCCAAAAAGAAACTGGATGCTACGGCCAATATGTGGCAAAAAGAGATTGACAACAAACAAGCGGAGCTCGAAACCATGTACCGCAATTTTGAAGCAGAAAAAGTAATGCTGAGCCCAGAGCTCATCAAAAAGCGGGAAGACGAACTCTTTAATAAAGAAAAGGAAGTACGGGATTTGCAAAAGAAGCGTTTTGGTTTTGAAGGCGACCTTTTTGCCGAACGCCAAAAGCTCATCAAACCCATACAGGATAAAGTGTATACGGCAGTACAGAAGCTGGCTGTAGCCCGTTCGTATGATTTTATACTGGATAAAAGTGAAGGCATTACTGTTATATTTGCCGACCCAAAACTGGACAAGAGCGAAGATGTACTTCGTGAATTGGGTGTGAAGTCCTAA
- a CDS encoding OmpH family outer membrane protein: protein MKKVLVVAVAMLGFMVTGTQQAAAQTTPNKFGYFDLEYVLGQMPGIEKVDSLMQTFERDSLNPEYQFELEELQRLDSTLKADSAKMPARLYQQRQQEQIQRYYKLQNWQQYSQQVMQAKQQELMAPYLNKVLDAFQAVIAEGKYTYVFKRETLWQAPPADNLIPLVAKKLGIKLPVDPNAPAEETKPAPKPAAPAKKN, encoded by the coding sequence ATGAAAAAAGTATTGGTGGTTGCAGTGGCCATGCTCGGCTTTATGGTAACCGGAACTCAGCAGGCAGCTGCGCAAACTACCCCGAACAAATTCGGCTACTTCGATCTGGAATATGTACTGGGTCAAATGCCCGGTATTGAGAAAGTAGATTCACTGATGCAAACTTTCGAAAGAGATTCACTCAATCCTGAATACCAGTTTGAACTGGAAGAACTGCAGCGCCTCGACAGCACCCTGAAAGCAGATAGCGCCAAAATGCCTGCCCGTTTGTACCAACAGCGTCAGCAAGAGCAAATTCAGCGCTACTACAAGTTGCAAAACTGGCAGCAGTACAGCCAGCAGGTAATGCAAGCCAAGCAGCAAGAACTGATGGCTCCTTACCTCAACAAAGTGCTGGATGCTTTTCAGGCAGTGATTGCAGAAGGCAAATACACGTATGTTTTCAAGCGTGAAACTTTATGGCAAGCGCCTCCTGCCGACAACCTGATTCCACTGGTAGCTAAGAAACTCGGTATCAAACTGCCCGTTGACCCCAACGCTCCGGCCGAAGAAACGAAGCCAGCTCCTAAGCCAGCTGCTCCAGCTAAGAAGAACTAA
- a CDS encoding L,D-transpeptidase family protein, whose product MRFRMLHLGGLLAFATLQVSSFSTSSVLYLVVDKSENTITLYDQSDWLVQWPCTFGNNDISDKLYQGDRRTPEGRFKITSKYPHKKWNKFMRIDYPTKEDYAKFEARKKAGIIPANAKIGGDIGIHGTWPHEEWAVENLQPWTQGCISMRNDHLNELYQIVPVGTSVVIRQ is encoded by the coding sequence ATGCGCTTCAGAATGCTTCATTTGGGTGGCCTGCTGGCCTTTGCTACCCTGCAGGTTTCTTCTTTCTCTACCAGCTCAGTATTATATCTGGTGGTAGACAAAAGCGAGAACACCATAACGTTGTACGACCAATCGGACTGGCTGGTACAATGGCCCTGCACTTTTGGCAACAACGACATCAGCGACAAGCTGTACCAAGGCGACCGCCGTACGCCTGAGGGAAGGTTTAAAATAACCAGTAAGTACCCGCATAAAAAATGGAACAAGTTTATGCGGATTGATTACCCCACCAAAGAAGACTACGCCAAGTTTGAAGCCCGCAAAAAGGCCGGCATTATACCCGCAAATGCCAAAATAGGGGGCGACATTGGCATACACGGCACCTGGCCCCACGAAGAGTGGGCGGTAGAAAACCTGCAACCCTGGACGCAAGGTTGCATTAGTATGCGCAACGATCATTTGAATGAGTTGTACCAAATAGTACCTGTGGGCACATCGGTAGTCATAAGGCAGTAA